The following proteins come from a genomic window of Proteinivorax hydrogeniformans:
- a CDS encoding Na+/H+ antiporter NhaC family protein, which produces MENSILVLLPPVIAIVMAIITKQVIFSLGSGIIIGGLMLNGFNPLSTLEYLSTTLMESVADPKWNTPIIVFCLLLGGIIGMVSRSKATISFSHWAAKRVKTRRGAMLTTWILGMLMFIDDYFNSLSVGAVMRPITDKMNVSREKLAYILDSTAAPVCIIAPVSTWIAFVMSIMAEEFTRYGIDKNPFSAFISIIPFNFYAILALVMVVFIAIVGKDFGPMKRAEEMQSRATSVKQEEISSNSTVWDLVIPIGSLVFMTLLAMIWTGGYFTADISLWVAFTESDPAFSLIYGGLIAVVITFAMYAIKRTLPFGEIFESFVDGMKTMMGVIVVLALAWTIGAVIGDLNVRTYIADIVADGSIPMFLIPVTMFLISALVAFSTGSSWGTFSIMVPIAIATAVAGPTSFIYAALGAVLGGAVLGDHCSPISDSTILSSAGADCSHIDHVNTQLPYALVPGGFALIGSIMVGVGINHYIVLTLCIAAMLGFLHVILNKN; this is translated from the coding sequence ATGGAAAACTCAATTTTGGTTTTACTGCCTCCGGTAATAGCTATTGTTATGGCTATTATAACTAAACAAGTTATTTTTTCATTGGGGTCAGGAATTATTATAGGAGGTCTAATGCTCAATGGTTTTAACCCATTATCAACTTTGGAGTATCTAAGCACCACTTTAATGGAAAGTGTAGCAGACCCTAAGTGGAATACTCCTATAATAGTGTTTTGTTTGCTGCTTGGAGGTATAATCGGGATGGTTAGTCGTAGTAAGGCTACTATATCGTTTAGCCACTGGGCTGCTAAAAGGGTAAAAACCCGTCGTGGTGCTATGTTAACAACCTGGATTTTAGGAATGCTTATGTTTATTGATGATTACTTTAATTCATTAAGTGTGGGTGCTGTAATGAGGCCGATCACTGACAAAATGAACGTTTCAAGAGAAAAGCTAGCTTACATTCTAGACTCAACTGCAGCTCCTGTTTGTATTATTGCACCTGTGTCAACCTGGATTGCTTTTGTTATGTCTATCATGGCCGAGGAATTTACTCGTTATGGAATTGATAAAAATCCATTTTCAGCTTTTATATCTATTATTCCTTTCAATTTTTATGCTATTTTAGCTCTAGTAATGGTAGTTTTCATAGCAATTGTCGGTAAGGATTTTGGTCCGATGAAAAGGGCTGAAGAGATGCAAAGTCGAGCTACTTCTGTTAAACAAGAAGAAATCTCTTCGAACAGCACTGTATGGGATTTAGTGATTCCAATCGGAAGTTTGGTGTTCATGACTTTACTTGCTATGATATGGACAGGTGGATACTTTACCGCAGATATCAGTCTATGGGTTGCCTTTACGGAAAGTGACCCAGCCTTTTCGCTAATTTACGGTGGCTTAATAGCAGTTGTTATAACATTTGCGATGTATGCCATTAAAAGAACACTGCCATTTGGCGAAATTTTTGAGAGTTTTGTTGATGGAATGAAAACTATGATGGGTGTTATTGTTGTTTTAGCACTTGCATGGACTATCGGAGCAGTTATCGGAGATTTAAATGTAAGAACATATATAGCTGATATAGTTGCAGATGGTTCAATTCCGATGTTTTTAATTCCCGTTACTATGTTTTTAATCTCTGCGCTAGTTGCTTTTTCTACGGGCAGCTCGTGGGGTACGTTTAGTATAATGGTTCCTATTGCTATTGCTACAGCAGTAGCGGGTCCTACGTCGTTTATTTATGCTGCCTTAGGTGCTGTACTTGGTGGAGCTGTTCTTGGCGATCATTGCTCCCCAATCTCTGATAGCACTATTTTATCCTCTGCTGGTGCTGACTGTTCGCATATAGATCATGTTAATACTCAGTTACCATATGCTTTAGTGCCTGGAGGTTTTGCTTTAATTGGCTCGATTATGGTAGGGGTAGGTATAAACCACTATATTGTGCTAACACTGTGTATAGCAGCCATGCTAGGTTTCCTGCATGTTATATTAAATAAGAACTAG
- a CDS encoding aldo/keto reductase, which yields MNKFGSTDLNINPLGFGGIPIQRISPKQTVEVIAKAKDLGVNFIDSAQGYTDSEEKIGQAIKNHKDYWVLASKAPAKDEKSMEEAIYQSLKNFGRDYIDLYQMHLVSSEDDLKERLNPESGAIKALLKAQKNGYIGHIGITGHRPEILAKAIDIYPFVSVQAPYNFLETQSEDLLVKAANKGVATIIMKPMAGGALASPTASIKYILQKDFVTVAIPGMESVEQVVENVTAANNLEMTNEEKDGMEKDIHELQHNFCRRCEYCQPCPQGIKIHSCFIFHGYHKRYGLKDWALPRYKTLPTPASACTECGLCETKCPYELPIREMLKEVACDFEN from the coding sequence TTGAATAAATTCGGCAGCACTGATTTAAATATTAACCCCTTAGGATTCGGTGGTATCCCTATTCAAAGAATTAGCCCAAAGCAGACAGTAGAAGTTATTGCAAAAGCAAAGGATTTAGGCGTTAATTTCATTGACAGCGCTCAGGGGTACACTGATAGTGAAGAAAAAATTGGACAAGCAATTAAAAATCATAAAGACTACTGGGTGTTAGCTTCTAAAGCACCAGCTAAAGATGAAAAGTCTATGGAGGAAGCTATATATCAAAGTCTTAAAAATTTCGGCAGAGATTATATCGACCTTTATCAGATGCATTTAGTTTCGTCAGAAGATGATTTAAAAGAACGGCTTAATCCCGAAAGTGGTGCTATTAAGGCTTTACTTAAAGCACAAAAAAATGGGTACATAGGGCATATAGGTATTACCGGACATAGACCTGAAATTTTGGCAAAGGCGATAGATATTTATCCTTTTGTTTCAGTTCAGGCCCCTTATAATTTCTTAGAAACTCAAAGTGAAGACTTGTTAGTAAAGGCTGCTAATAAAGGGGTCGCAACAATCATAATGAAGCCGATGGCTGGTGGGGCTCTTGCTAGTCCAACGGCGAGCATCAAATATATTTTGCAAAAAGATTTTGTTACTGTTGCTATACCTGGTATGGAAAGCGTAGAGCAGGTTGTTGAAAATGTCACAGCTGCTAATAATTTAGAAATGACAAATGAGGAAAAGGATGGTATGGAAAAGGATATTCATGAGCTTCAACATAACTTTTGCCGCCGTTGTGAGTATTGTCAACCTTGTCCTCAGGGAATAAAAATACATTCATGCTTTATCTTCCACGGTTATCATAAAAGATATGGTCTAAAGGATTGGGCGCTACCACGATATAAAACATTACCAACACCAGCTTCTGCTTGTACTGAATGTGGTTTATGCGAAACTAAGTGTCCTTATGAATTGCCTATAAGGGAAATGCTTAAAGAGGTTGCCTGTGATTTTGAAAATTAA
- a CDS encoding B12-binding domain-containing radical SAM protein: MNILLVGINAKYVHTNIAIRYLHQKIKDMTDVKSEIYEPSINNHLDEIITEVYRKKPEVVGFSCYIWNISMVLKICQSLKQILPNTAIILGGPEVSYEGKEFFNQHPYIDYIIKGEGEENFPKIVGQLEAGFKAFKIDGILTQEHDGGYYAGANVTDLPFPYDGEDMRSYKNKLLYYEASRGCPFNCSYCLSSTHKQVKLLPIDRIKKELKQLAQTDGTIKFVDRTFNCKNSRTIEILEFIKELNTNSTFHLEVTAHLLSKEVLKILSTMPKNRVQLEIGVQSTNPKTIKEINRTTDFNILSEKVKSINDMQNIHQHLDLIAGLPYEDLNSFQKSFDDVINLKPHKLQLGFLKMLKGSKVKKEAEKHGYKYNKFPPYEILENNYMSYSDISYLKDIEEVVETYYNSHKFDYTLAYILGKYSSKFKFFEELHSFVAEKGLLNKNLSHDNKFAILLEFGQQKFDSVVLEELLIFDYLQHKRTHSLPSFFRQQNKLKEKVFEFLKEEKHIAAHLPNLVGKRPTEIYKKIMVEKFDYNPVHCKKETVYILFDYTEKTGLFEQPAIHLIQL, translated from the coding sequence TTGAATATACTGCTTGTAGGAATAAATGCAAAGTATGTACATACCAACATCGCCATACGATATTTACACCAAAAAATTAAAGATATGACAGATGTAAAAAGCGAAATCTACGAACCTTCCATAAACAACCATCTAGATGAAATCATAACAGAAGTTTACAGAAAAAAACCTGAAGTAGTTGGGTTTTCTTGTTACATATGGAATATATCAATGGTTTTAAAGATATGTCAAAGTTTAAAGCAGATTTTACCTAACACTGCTATAATTCTCGGAGGGCCGGAAGTAAGCTATGAAGGAAAAGAGTTTTTTAACCAACATCCATATATCGACTATATAATTAAAGGTGAAGGAGAGGAGAACTTTCCCAAAATAGTAGGACAATTAGAAGCTGGCTTTAAAGCTTTCAAGATCGATGGAATTTTAACACAAGAACATGATGGAGGATATTACGCTGGCGCTAATGTAACTGATTTGCCTTTCCCCTATGACGGAGAAGATATGCGTTCTTATAAAAACAAGCTTCTATATTACGAGGCAAGCAGGGGTTGCCCGTTTAACTGCTCTTACTGCCTATCATCCACACATAAACAGGTTAAGCTTCTTCCTATAGATAGGATAAAAAAGGAGCTTAAACAACTAGCTCAAACAGATGGGACTATTAAATTTGTTGACAGAACTTTTAATTGCAAAAATTCACGCACCATAGAAATACTTGAGTTTATAAAAGAGCTTAATACCAACTCAACATTTCACCTAGAAGTAACAGCCCACCTACTTTCAAAAGAGGTTTTAAAAATTTTATCCACTATGCCTAAAAACAGGGTTCAACTTGAGATAGGCGTACAATCCACCAACCCTAAGACAATAAAAGAAATAAACAGGACTACAGATTTTAATATTCTTAGCGAAAAGGTAAAATCCATTAACGATATGCAAAACATCCATCAGCATTTAGATCTTATAGCTGGACTACCTTATGAGGATCTTAATAGCTTTCAAAAATCCTTTGATGACGTAATAAACCTAAAACCACATAAGCTACAGTTAGGTTTTCTAAAAATGCTTAAAGGTTCTAAAGTTAAAAAAGAGGCGGAAAAGCATGGCTATAAATATAACAAATTCCCACCCTATGAGATATTAGAAAACAACTATATGAGCTATAGTGACATAAGCTACTTAAAGGATATAGAAGAAGTTGTAGAAACTTACTACAACAGTCATAAATTTGATTATACCTTAGCTTATATCCTAGGAAAATACAGTAGCAAGTTCAAATTTTTTGAAGAGTTACATAGTTTTGTTGCAGAAAAGGGGCTTTTAAATAAAAACTTATCACATGACAATAAGTTTGCGATTTTATTAGAATTTGGGCAGCAAAAATTCGATAGTGTAGTTTTAGAAGAGCTACTTATTTTTGACTATCTACAACATAAAAGAACCCATAGTTTGCCTAGCTTTTTTCGCCAACAAAATAAGCTAAAAGAGAAGGTCTTCGAATTCTTAAAAGAAGAAAAACACATAGCAGCGCATCTTCCAAACCTTGTAGGTAAAAGACCGACAGAAATTTATAAAAAAATTATGGTGGAAAAGTTTGACTATAACCCAGTTCATTGCAAAAAGGAAACTGTCTATATTTTGTTCGATTACACTGAAAAAACAGGATTATTTGAGCAACCAGCCATTCATTTAATTCAGCTTTAG
- a CDS encoding YlbF family regulator — MIKEKAQELANLIKGSEQFEALKSAESRLKLDPTAQDLVQNFQELQQKVMEAQYSGQQPDSADMEKLQNMQNEMKLNLTIKNMAEAQENFENLMKEVNETVSQELSKE; from the coding sequence TTGATTAAAGAAAAAGCGCAAGAACTAGCAAACCTTATTAAAGGTTCTGAGCAATTTGAGGCTCTTAAGTCAGCTGAATCTAGACTTAAGTTAGACCCAACTGCTCAAGACTTGGTACAGAACTTTCAAGAGCTACAACAGAAGGTAATGGAAGCTCAATACAGCGGACAACAACCTGATTCTGCAGACATGGAGAAGCTTCAAAACATGCAAAATGAAATGAAGCTTAACCTTACCATTAAAAATATGGCTGAAGCTCAAGAAAACTTCGAGAACCTTATGAAAGAGGTCAACGAGACTGTATCTCAAGAGTTAAGCAAAGAATAA
- a CDS encoding sigma 54-interacting transcriptional regulator yields the protein MRWKIHTKDRVGMVLDVLNIFNIHEVNIQAMEVLPKEIFIKFDTQPRQDKLKKELEADRDIEFIEEITVLPIEKKERQLSETIEAVSEGIMSIDQQGRVNGLNQAAQNILNLSGENSLGKHVSKVLNKDVPMLRTLRTGKGYENKEMILNINNSQVHYITTGKPIKDDYGNTMGVVATMQDMRQVRQLVYSLTKPNDITFDQIVFNSEKMTQRVELAKLSARSEATVLIQGESGTGKELFARAIHNYSERNKQPFVPINCAALPHALLESELFGYQGGAFTGARKEGKQGLFEFAKGGTVFLDEIGDMPMHIQVKILRVLQEKTIRRIGSNHEIPIDVRVITATNKPLQELVNNNKFREDLYYRINVIPINIPPLRERAEDITILAEYFLDKYQTVMDKHVGTFSEKARQSLFSYYWPGNVRELENVIERAVILTPINEDIDVYALNLEQKLSEETDDGKTLKEKTDAFEKKLLLEAAKKHQTTRKIGNALGISHTAVRKKLKKHRVETIVYKNGN from the coding sequence ATGCGGTGGAAGATACATACAAAAGACAGAGTGGGAATGGTACTAGACGTATTGAACATCTTCAACATCCATGAAGTAAACATTCAAGCTATGGAAGTTCTTCCTAAAGAAATTTTTATTAAGTTTGATACACAACCTAGGCAAGACAAGTTAAAAAAAGAGTTAGAAGCTGATCGGGATATTGAATTTATCGAAGAAATTACTGTACTTCCTATAGAAAAAAAAGAAAGGCAGTTATCGGAAACTATAGAAGCTGTTTCCGAGGGAATCATGTCCATCGACCAGCAGGGGAGAGTAAATGGATTAAATCAAGCGGCCCAAAACATTTTAAATCTATCAGGGGAAAATAGTTTGGGGAAACATGTCAGTAAGGTACTAAATAAAGATGTGCCTATGTTAAGGACTCTAAGAACTGGAAAAGGCTACGAAAACAAAGAAATGATTTTAAACATTAACAACAGTCAGGTCCACTACATAACTACAGGAAAACCTATAAAAGATGATTATGGAAACACAATGGGTGTTGTGGCAACAATGCAAGACATGAGACAGGTGAGACAGCTTGTGTATTCTCTAACTAAACCTAACGATATCACCTTTGACCAGATTGTCTTTAACAGCGAGAAAATGACCCAAAGAGTTGAACTAGCAAAACTATCTGCAAGAAGTGAGGCCACTGTTCTTATACAAGGGGAAAGTGGCACAGGAAAAGAGTTGTTCGCTAGAGCTATACATAACTATAGCGAGAGAAATAAACAACCCTTTGTTCCAATAAACTGTGCAGCTTTACCCCATGCACTTTTAGAAAGTGAGCTTTTTGGATATCAAGGGGGAGCTTTTACAGGAGCAAGAAAAGAAGGAAAGCAGGGACTATTTGAGTTTGCAAAAGGAGGAACTGTTTTTTTAGACGAAATCGGCGATATGCCTATGCATATCCAGGTCAAAATCTTGCGAGTTCTTCAAGAAAAAACAATCAGGCGTATCGGGTCAAATCATGAGATACCTATAGATGTTAGAGTCATTACAGCAACCAACAAGCCACTTCAGGAGCTGGTAAACAATAATAAATTTAGAGAAGACTTATATTATAGAATTAATGTAATTCCTATAAATATACCACCACTTAGAGAAAGGGCAGAGGATATTACAATCCTCGCAGAGTATTTTTTGGACAAATATCAAACTGTTATGGATAAGCACGTCGGAACATTTAGCGAAAAAGCAAGGCAGTCACTCTTTAGTTACTATTGGCCGGGAAATGTAAGAGAGTTAGAAAATGTAATAGAACGTGCAGTTATACTAACTCCCATAAATGAAGATATTGATGTATATGCTTTAAATTTAGAGCAAAAACTAAGCGAAGAAACCGACGATGGCAAAACGTTAAAAGAAAAAACAGATGCATTCGAAAAGAAGCTTTTGCTAGAAGCTGCAAAAAAACATCAAACGACTAGGAAAATTGGAAACGCTTTGGGAATATCCCACACAGCTGTTAGAAAGAAGCTAAAAAAGCACAGGGTGGAAACAATAGTTTACAAAAACGGAAACTAA
- a CDS encoding metallophosphoesterase gives MTKQVYVIGDIHGRLDLLKQSLKLARIIDKNSNWQRENILLIQLGDVIDRGPQSLQVVLYFQKLKKQAKYFNSDIEILLGNHELMALFAGMGNNYAKFHWYFNGGDAVYSEWNQGPDPLESKPLAKLPQKFYDQFSLNGNFGKVISQYKAAVKYKKNLFVHGGIVNEKRSIDEINKKVQQTITSQNKEAYQKDLFNKTGPFWARNFTEKSLKDQCLRYNINRQIVGHTPKVGLEISNDGTLVYADLGMNQNHLPFILSLEEKYIRLKTKCRQHKQLLASEGCIKIVSREKSYPFTRPKFKPGDLIDLFSTDDSRFYVQFKVLSINTEKIIWYIGEFIYYENGKKTIKPGKWPIGHIDKHGIKAE, from the coding sequence TTGACAAAGCAAGTGTATGTTATAGGAGATATACATGGAAGACTGGACCTTTTAAAACAGTCCCTAAAACTGGCTAGAATCATCGACAAAAATTCAAACTGGCAAAGAGAGAATATTTTACTTATCCAACTAGGAGACGTCATAGACAGAGGGCCGCAATCTCTGCAAGTTGTACTTTACTTTCAAAAATTAAAAAAACAGGCAAAATACTTTAATTCAGATATAGAAATACTGCTCGGGAATCACGAATTAATGGCTCTTTTTGCAGGCATGGGCAATAATTATGCAAAATTTCATTGGTATTTTAATGGCGGAGATGCTGTCTACAGCGAATGGAATCAAGGTCCAGATCCATTAGAAAGTAAACCTTTAGCTAAGCTTCCACAAAAGTTTTACGATCAATTTTCCCTAAACGGTAACTTTGGAAAAGTGATAAGTCAATATAAAGCAGCAGTAAAATATAAAAAAAACCTCTTTGTACATGGCGGAATTGTAAATGAAAAGCGGTCTATTGATGAAATAAATAAAAAGGTACAACAAACAATTACATCGCAAAATAAAGAAGCCTACCAAAAGGACTTATTTAACAAAACGGGTCCTTTTTGGGCCAGAAACTTCACTGAAAAATCCTTAAAAGATCAATGTTTACGCTACAATATTAACAGACAAATCGTCGGCCACACACCTAAAGTTGGGCTAGAAATCTCAAACGATGGCACCCTTGTTTATGCCGATTTAGGAATGAATCAAAATCATTTACCTTTCATTTTAAGCTTAGAAGAAAAGTATATTAGATTAAAAACAAAGTGTCGCCAGCATAAGCAACTCCTAGCTTCAGAGGGATGTATAAAAATAGTCAGCAGAGAAAAAAGCTATCCGTTTACAAGACCAAAGTTTAAACCAGGTGACCTAATAGATTTATTTAGCACAGATGACTCTCGGTTTTACGTGCAATTTAAGGTCTTAAGCATAAATACAGAAAAGATTATATGGTATATAGGAGAGTTTATTTATTATGAAAATGGTAAAAAGACAATAAAACCGGGCAAATGGCCAATTGGACATATTGATAAACATGGTATAAAGGCAGAATAA
- a CDS encoding M20 family metallopeptidase — protein MKELIKKEIEKIQEELYDINQYIYENPELGDKEFKAVEKLASLLADHNFVIDKGVAGRKTAFRATFDSKKEGPSIAFLCEYDALPGVGHGCGHNMIGTMGAAAGIGLSKIVESIGGKIVVLGTPAEETNGAKVDMVKKGVFEDIDLAMILHPSAGTSTESGSSQAMDAIQFEYIGKPSHAAAAPQKGINALDAVIMLFNGINALREHVTSDVRMHGIIKEGGEAANIVPEKAVAQFYIRAKERKYLDEVVEKVKNIAKGAEMMTGATVNITNYEASYDNLKTNKELSYAFSKNLKQVGIEHIEKAQEGAGSIDMGDVSLVCPAIHPYIGLDHPNVNSHSKEMADLTVTEIAKERLIQGALAMAYTGLDVIEDKDLLAKIKEEFKRNK, from the coding sequence ATGAAAGAGCTAATAAAAAAGGAAATTGAAAAAATCCAAGAAGAACTTTATGACATTAACCAGTACATATACGAAAATCCCGAGTTAGGTGATAAGGAGTTTAAAGCTGTGGAGAAACTAGCCTCCTTACTAGCCGACCACAACTTCGTTATAGACAAAGGTGTAGCAGGTCGCAAAACAGCTTTTAGAGCCACTTTTGATAGTAAAAAAGAAGGGCCTAGCATAGCTTTTCTTTGCGAGTATGACGCGCTTCCAGGTGTAGGACATGGATGCGGTCATAATATGATTGGTACTATGGGAGCAGCGGCAGGGATAGGTTTAAGTAAAATAGTAGAATCTATCGGAGGTAAAATAGTGGTATTAGGCACACCAGCTGAAGAAACAAACGGTGCAAAAGTGGACATGGTAAAAAAAGGGGTTTTTGAAGACATAGATCTGGCTATGATTTTACACCCTTCAGCGGGAACATCAACTGAAAGTGGTTCTTCACAGGCTATGGATGCTATACAATTTGAATACATAGGAAAACCTAGCCATGCCGCAGCAGCACCACAGAAGGGGATAAACGCGCTAGATGCTGTAATTATGTTGTTTAATGGCATTAACGCATTAAGAGAACACGTAACTAGTGATGTTAGAATGCATGGAATTATAAAAGAAGGTGGAGAGGCAGCTAACATAGTTCCGGAAAAAGCAGTAGCGCAATTTTACATACGTGCAAAGGAAAGGAAATACCTTGACGAAGTGGTGGAAAAGGTAAAAAATATCGCCAAAGGCGCAGAAATGATGACAGGGGCCACTGTCAACATTACCAACTATGAAGCTTCCTACGACAACCTAAAGACCAATAAAGAATTATCTTATGCCTTTAGTAAAAATCTAAAACAAGTTGGCATTGAGCATATAGAAAAAGCACAAGAAGGAGCAGGCTCTATCGATATGGGGGACGTTAGCCTAGTTTGCCCTGCGATTCACCCTTATATAGGCCTTGACCATCCCAACGTCAATAGCCACTCAAAAGAAATGGCTGATTTAACTGTAACCGAGATCGCAAAAGAGAGGCTGATACAAGGAGCTCTAGCTATGGCTTACACCGGTCTTGATGTGATAGAGGACAAAGACCTTTTAGCAAAAATAAAAGAAGAGTTTAAAAGAAATAAGTAG
- the megL gene encoding methionine gamma-lyase: MIMTKKHDFKTLAVHAGQKPDKLHGALATPLYQTSTFVFDNVQQGANRFAGEESGYIYTRLGNPTQAVLEEKMAALEGGEAALAFGSGMAAVSAVLMYFLKGGDHVVHSDAIYGCTHSFLHEIICDYNVSATSVDTSDVQKVKEAIKPNTKAIYLETPANPTMKLCDIEAISKIAKEAGAVVIVDNTFMSPYLQSPLELGADVVLHSATKYIGGHGDVVAGILVGSKEIMDGIRMTTLKDIGGIIAPFDAWLLIRGLKTLAVRMDRTCENAQKVAEYLEQHPAVEKVHYPGLPSFPQHELAKKQMKGFSGLISFELKGGYDAGVKLMNSVKLCQLAVSLGDVDSLIQHPASMTHSVVPEEERLEAKITPGLVRLSVGIEDVEDIIEDLDQGIS; the protein is encoded by the coding sequence ATCATTATGACTAAAAAACATGATTTTAAAACTTTAGCAGTGCACGCTGGTCAAAAGCCAGACAAGCTTCATGGTGCGTTAGCAACTCCTTTGTATCAAACATCTACATTTGTATTTGATAACGTTCAACAAGGTGCAAATCGCTTTGCCGGTGAAGAATCGGGTTACATTTATACTCGTTTAGGTAACCCAACACAAGCGGTGTTAGAAGAGAAGATGGCAGCACTTGAAGGTGGGGAAGCTGCTTTAGCTTTTGGATCTGGCATGGCAGCAGTTTCTGCAGTGCTTATGTACTTCTTAAAAGGTGGCGACCATGTAGTACACTCTGATGCTATTTATGGCTGTACTCATTCATTTTTACATGAAATAATTTGCGACTATAATGTTTCTGCCACATCTGTAGATACATCCGATGTTCAAAAAGTTAAAGAAGCAATTAAACCAAATACTAAGGCTATTTACCTAGAAACTCCAGCAAACCCGACTATGAAGCTTTGTGATATCGAAGCAATCAGTAAAATTGCTAAAGAAGCGGGAGCTGTTGTTATCGTTGATAATACCTTTATGTCTCCATACCTGCAAAGTCCACTAGAGTTAGGTGCTGACGTGGTTCTTCACAGTGCAACAAAATATATAGGTGGACATGGTGATGTTGTCGCTGGAATTTTAGTTGGTAGTAAAGAGATTATGGACGGCATTAGAATGACAACGTTAAAAGATATTGGTGGTATAATTGCACCATTTGACGCATGGCTTCTAATTAGAGGTCTAAAGACTTTAGCTGTAAGAATGGATAGAACTTGTGAAAACGCTCAAAAGGTAGCTGAGTATTTAGAGCAGCACCCTGCAGTTGAAAAAGTACACTACCCAGGACTTCCAAGCTTCCCACAGCATGAACTTGCTAAAAAGCAAATGAAAGGCTTTAGCGGGCTTATTTCTTTTGAACTAAAAGGTGGATATGATGCAGGAGTTAAGCTTATGAACTCTGTTAAGCTATGCCAGCTAGCAGTTAGCTTAGGTGATGTTGATTCTCTAATTCAGCACCCAGCGTCGATGACTCACTCTGTAGTACCAGAAGAAGAAAGATTAGAAGCAAAAATCACCCCTGGACTAGTTAGATTGTCAGTGGGTATAGAGGATGTAGAAGATATTATAGAAGATTTAGATCAAGGTATAAGCTAA
- a CDS encoding GNAT family N-acetyltransferase → MGDTIRFAKKSDKDQMLEICRNVWNGRDYLLRSIDNWLGAEDGLVAVVENDGEIRAFSKLAFLYKKHGWLEGLRVKEEHRGKGYAYLLTKFYVEKAKEMQLDSLRFATHKTAIGSIKSGLKYGFDVKDRYYSVLSEDPKSQQQKHKVVRCTDYNRALNLMQSVEEYKLTYGLYFDMHWKFIPIAAETIKQLCQKERVLMTEDGKSIMAYKKEGDDVRIVFYGGTIQGVQDLLTEVIKEQQGLELKTMLIPNSKHIETFVRSGFHERDQKAIGKEPNALLFEFNQLK, encoded by the coding sequence ATGGGAGATACTATTAGGTTTGCAAAAAAAAGTGATAAAGATCAGATGCTAGAGATTTGTCGCAATGTTTGGAATGGCAGGGACTATCTTTTGCGAAGCATAGACAATTGGTTAGGGGCAGAAGATGGGCTAGTGGCAGTTGTGGAAAACGATGGCGAAATAAGAGCTTTTTCTAAGTTAGCTTTTTTATACAAAAAGCATGGTTGGTTAGAGGGCTTACGGGTCAAGGAAGAGCATAGAGGTAAAGGGTATGCCTACCTACTAACTAAATTTTATGTGGAAAAAGCAAAAGAAATGCAGTTAGATTCGCTACGCTTTGCAACCCACAAGACAGCAATAGGTAGTATAAAATCAGGTTTAAAATATGGCTTTGATGTAAAGGACAGATACTACTCTGTATTAAGCGAAGATCCAAAATCCCAACAACAAAAACACAAGGTAGTGCGCTGCACAGACTATAACAGAGCGTTAAATCTTATGCAAAGCGTTGAAGAATATAAGCTTACTTATGGACTTTATTTTGACATGCACTGGAAGTTTATCCCTATCGCTGCTGAAACGATAAAACAGCTTTGCCAAAAAGAAAGAGTGCTAATGACTGAAGACGGCAAAAGCATAATGGCCTATAAAAAGGAAGGCGATGACGTACGCATTGTATTTTATGGAGGTACAATACAAGGAGTACAAGACCTCTTAACTGAAGTTATTAAGGAGCAGCAAGGTCTAGAACTGAAAACTATGCTTATACCGAACTCAAAGCACATAGAAACCTTTGTAAGGTCGGGCTTTCATGAACGAGACCAAAAAGCAATTGGCAAAGAGCCAAATGCACTATTATTTGAATTTAACCAGTTAAAATAG